Proteins encoded by one window of Cydia fagiglandana chromosome Z, ilCydFagi1.1, whole genome shotgun sequence:
- the LOC134679235 gene encoding uncharacterized protein LOC134679235, which yields MGSQQLVANELLAFVQNAVDTMDEVSIRQICKSSFSEDDIYSGKALLFQTIGKTDQMPSRRRDGGVKSLQDIIKVFKETNPDDVPAFLAKRLDRLPPVTFDHVDVTRLLKDITFLKTSLAEVQSKLEVANNTICELRTEVVTLRDTISVCRSHEATDLGSCSDARAIVCNAGSATGDMTPVPAADSPPAPRTPRLVVPSSAPVGVSATPGLDYAAAAKRRKAPSRVPERVSRNEKPPRAEKGFRQASKERKPRKAPRKSQCGTAELDIASGLRVATPNTALYVSRLHVSTTVDDVVEYVRKKSRYELKVFQLRSRHYVHFSSFVVRVVLNGRWGSSSWWWWGGSRLMTKLWQEEREPPKVIDNPNALRGADLWTEYSVVWNKTSGWFLMSQPRWIHWREHFLLDHVSWPYPRNIKYFDVSSDRGIPLTWILHGAYTKVLNV from the exons ATGGGTTCGCAACAACTCGTAGCGAATGAATTACTGGCGTTCGTACAGAATGCCGTCGACACCATGGACGAAGTCAGCATCAGGCAGATCTGCAAATCAAGTTTCAGTGAAGACGACATTTACAGTGGCAAGGCGCTGCTATTCCAGACGATCGGCAAAACTGACCAGATGCCATCCCGTCGGAGGGATGGGGGTGTGAAGAGTCTTCAGGACATAATTAAAGTGTTCAAGGAGACGAATCCAGACGACGTGCCTGCCTTCCTTGCGAAGCGGCTAGACCGGTTACCGCCGGTTACCTTCGATCACGTCGACGTCACCAGGCTGCTGAAGGACATAACATTCCTGAAGACGAGTCTGGCAGAGGTGCAGTCTAAGTTAGAGGTCGCAAATAACACCATTTGTGAACTTCGTACTGAGGTAGTGACACTCCGTGACACTATTTCGGTATGTAGGTCACACGAGGCCACTGACTTAGGCTCGTGTAGTGATGCGCGTGCAATTGTGTGCAATGCTGGGTCAGCAACGGGCGATATGACGCCAGTCCCCGCCGCCGACTCGCCCCCCGCACCCCGCACGCCGCGTCTCGTCGTACCGTCATCTGCTCCAGTTGGTGTATCAGCGACTCCTGGTCTCGATTACGCTGCTGCTGCAAAACGAAGAAAAGCACCTTCGAGGGTACCTGAACGTGTTTCTCGTAATGAGAAGCCACCCCGCGCTGAAAAAGGATTCAGACAGGCGTCGAAGGAGAGGAAGCCGCGCAAGGCGCCTCGCAAGAGCCAGTGTGGCACTGCGGAGCTAGATATTGCTTCTGGCCTGAGAGTTGCCACGCCGAATACGGCGCTATATGTATCGCGCCTGCACGTTTCCACCACGGTTGACGATGTGGTGGAATATGTTCGCAAGAAGAGCCGTTACGAACTGAAAGTGTTCCAGCTGCGATCGCGCCATTACGTGCACTTCAGCTCTTTCGtcgtgcgc GTGGTCCTCAACGGCCGATGGGGTAGCAGCAGCTGGTGGTGGTGGGGTGGATCCCGGTTAATGACCAAGTTGTGGCAGGAAGAGCGGGAGCCGCCGAAGGTGATCGACAACCCCAACGCGCTTCGAGGTGCAGACCTCTGGACGGAGTACAGCGTCGTGTGGAACAAGACCTCCGGCTGGTTCCTCATGTCGCAGCCTCGCTGGATCCACTGGCGGGAGCACTTCCTCCTTGATCACGTGTCCTGGCCCTACCCCAGGAACATCAAATACTTCGACGTGTCGAGTGATCGCGGCATCCCTCTGACCTGGATACTCCACGGTGCGTACACAAAAGTCTTAAACGTTTAA